In a single window of the Nicotiana tomentosiformis chromosome 10, ASM39032v3, whole genome shotgun sequence genome:
- the LOC104106666 gene encoding probable serine/threonine-protein kinase PBL18 isoform X1 translates to MGNWFTCCVQRREKVAGVPKPGILTFANSIGTSDHAYYSGATEHASHPLPVPDQNSTRKKRTGIVPSPRSESEILSSPYLRALLLSELAKATSNFHRDCLLGEGGFGYVYKGWLCEETLTASRPGSGLGVAVKKLKPRGLQGHKEWLSEVNYLGQLHHPNLVKLIGFCLEGENRLLVYEFMPRGSLENHLFRKSASVLPWATRIKVAIGAARGLSFLHDAEPQVIYRDFKASNILLDSDFNAKLSDFGLAKSGPTGDHSHVSTQVMGTQGYTAPEYLTTGKLTAKCDVYSFGVVLLELLTGRRVMDKKKTGAEQNLIEWATPYLHDKKKLFRIMDTKLEGQYPRKAATIAATLALHCVHPEARGRPDMSFVLSALEQLPSKYTSGRPFGDRRKVSKSRHKSESSFPGSVKTKHASRVSEGTKSPRERS, encoded by the exons ATGGGCAACTGGTTCACCTGTTGTGTTCAAAGGCGTGAGAAAGTCGCAGGAGTCCCTAAACCTGGAATTTTAACGTTTGCCAACTCTATAGGAACCAGTG ATCATGCATATTATTCAGGAGCCACAGAACATGCCAGTCACCCTTTGCCTGTTCCAGACCAGAATTCTACTAGGAAAAAGAGAACAGGGATTGTACCAAGTCCAAGGTCTGAGAGTGAAATACTATCATCTCCTTATCTAAGAGCACTTTTGCTCTCTGAACTTGCAAAGGCCACCAGCAATTTCCATCGCGATTGCCTTCTTGGTGAAGGAGGATTTGGTTATGTTTATAAGGGATGGCTATGCGAGGAAACACTAACTGCTTCAAGACCTGGATCAGGACTGGGAGTTGCAGTAAAGAAGCTCAAGCCTCGAGGTTTGCAGGGCCATAAGGAGTGGCTG TCAGAAGTAAATTATCTTGGGCAACTTCATCATCCAAACTTGGTCAAGCTCATTGGATTCTGCTTGGAAGGGGAAAACCGGCTATTAGTATATGAATTTATGCCAAGAGGGAGCTTGGAGAATCATTTGTTTCGAA AAAGTGCATCAGTTCTTCCATGGGCAACAAGGATTAAAGTTGCTATAGGTGCTGCTCGAGGACTTTCTTTTTTGCATGACGCGGAACCACAAGTTATATATCGTGATTTTAAAGCTTCTAACATCCTTTTAGACTCG GATTTTAATGCAAAACTTTCAGATTTTGGGTTGGCAAAATCTGGTCCAACTGGTGATCATTCTCATGTATCTACTCAAGTAATGGGTACTCAAGGATATACTGCTCCTGAATATCTTACTACAG GTAAACTAACAGCCAAATGTGATGTTTATAGCTTTGGGGTTGTTTTACTTGAGCTGCTTACTGGTCGTCGTGTAATGGATAAAAAGAAGACTGGTGCAGAACAAAATCTGATCGAATGGGCAACTCCATATTTGCATGACAAGAAAAAGTTGTTCAGGATTATGGACACTAAGTTAGAAGGGCAATATCCTCGAAAAGCAGCTACGATAGCAGCCACTCTTGCATTACATTGTGTACATCCTGAAGCAAGGGGCAGACCAGATATGTCATTCGTGTTGAGTGCGTTAGAACAGCTCCCTTCTAAGTATACGTCTGGTCGTCCATTTGGAGATAGGAGAAAGGTCTCTAAATCTCGACACAAATCTGAATCTTCATTTCCAGGCAGTGTTAAGACAAAACACGCCTCTCGTGTTTCAGAAGGTACAAAATCCCCCCGAGAACGATCATAA
- the LOC104106666 gene encoding probable serine/threonine-protein kinase PBL18 isoform X2 yields the protein MGNWFTCCVQRREKVAGVPKPGILTFANSIGTSEHASHPLPVPDQNSTRKKRTGIVPSPRSESEILSSPYLRALLLSELAKATSNFHRDCLLGEGGFGYVYKGWLCEETLTASRPGSGLGVAVKKLKPRGLQGHKEWLSEVNYLGQLHHPNLVKLIGFCLEGENRLLVYEFMPRGSLENHLFRKSASVLPWATRIKVAIGAARGLSFLHDAEPQVIYRDFKASNILLDSDFNAKLSDFGLAKSGPTGDHSHVSTQVMGTQGYTAPEYLTTGKLTAKCDVYSFGVVLLELLTGRRVMDKKKTGAEQNLIEWATPYLHDKKKLFRIMDTKLEGQYPRKAATIAATLALHCVHPEARGRPDMSFVLSALEQLPSKYTSGRPFGDRRKVSKSRHKSESSFPGSVKTKHASRVSEGTKSPRERS from the exons ATGGGCAACTGGTTCACCTGTTGTGTTCAAAGGCGTGAGAAAGTCGCAGGAGTCCCTAAACCTGGAATTTTAACGTTTGCCAACTCTATAGGAACCAGTG AACATGCCAGTCACCCTTTGCCTGTTCCAGACCAGAATTCTACTAGGAAAAAGAGAACAGGGATTGTACCAAGTCCAAGGTCTGAGAGTGAAATACTATCATCTCCTTATCTAAGAGCACTTTTGCTCTCTGAACTTGCAAAGGCCACCAGCAATTTCCATCGCGATTGCCTTCTTGGTGAAGGAGGATTTGGTTATGTTTATAAGGGATGGCTATGCGAGGAAACACTAACTGCTTCAAGACCTGGATCAGGACTGGGAGTTGCAGTAAAGAAGCTCAAGCCTCGAGGTTTGCAGGGCCATAAGGAGTGGCTG TCAGAAGTAAATTATCTTGGGCAACTTCATCATCCAAACTTGGTCAAGCTCATTGGATTCTGCTTGGAAGGGGAAAACCGGCTATTAGTATATGAATTTATGCCAAGAGGGAGCTTGGAGAATCATTTGTTTCGAA AAAGTGCATCAGTTCTTCCATGGGCAACAAGGATTAAAGTTGCTATAGGTGCTGCTCGAGGACTTTCTTTTTTGCATGACGCGGAACCACAAGTTATATATCGTGATTTTAAAGCTTCTAACATCCTTTTAGACTCG GATTTTAATGCAAAACTTTCAGATTTTGGGTTGGCAAAATCTGGTCCAACTGGTGATCATTCTCATGTATCTACTCAAGTAATGGGTACTCAAGGATATACTGCTCCTGAATATCTTACTACAG GTAAACTAACAGCCAAATGTGATGTTTATAGCTTTGGGGTTGTTTTACTTGAGCTGCTTACTGGTCGTCGTGTAATGGATAAAAAGAAGACTGGTGCAGAACAAAATCTGATCGAATGGGCAACTCCATATTTGCATGACAAGAAAAAGTTGTTCAGGATTATGGACACTAAGTTAGAAGGGCAATATCCTCGAAAAGCAGCTACGATAGCAGCCACTCTTGCATTACATTGTGTACATCCTGAAGCAAGGGGCAGACCAGATATGTCATTCGTGTTGAGTGCGTTAGAACAGCTCCCTTCTAAGTATACGTCTGGTCGTCCATTTGGAGATAGGAGAAAGGTCTCTAAATCTCGACACAAATCTGAATCTTCATTTCCAGGCAGTGTTAAGACAAAACACGCCTCTCGTGTTTCAGAAGGTACAAAATCCCCCCGAGAACGATCATAA